Proteins encoded in a region of the Paenibacillus pedocola genome:
- a CDS encoding ABC transporter ATP-binding protein, whose protein sequence is MNTKDTWKRLLNYTRHYRGIATSAVICAILSVISSLIGPLLIGRAVDRMIGPDNVDFPAILRLLLLLAAVYIVGSFFGWLLTYYTNKIAYKTVYDLRCELFDKLDTLPLKFHDNHPQGDSISRFVNDMDAVSDGLLQGFSTLLTGIVTIAGAIGLMLYISPVMTVVVLLSAPATYFVARFITTRSQRLFREQAKILGGLNGYVEEIVGGQKVVQAYHYEDRSFARFSERNNELYQTGVKSQFYGSLANPTTRLVNNITFSVIAIIGSTLVIGGHFTVGDLSSFLIYSNLFAKPFNEITGVITQLQSATASAQRIFRILDLAPETPDAPDAHVLGISQGTITFDKVSFAYSPERPLIRSFSLEVKPGTRVAIVGQTGAGKTTLVNLLMRFYDVDSGSIRIDGTDIRTITRDSLRQNFGMVLQDTWLFGGSIRDNIAYGKPEATEDEVIAAAKAANAHSFIKRLPEGYATKISGSGDNLSQGQKQLLTIARVMLVDPPMLILDEATSSIDTLTEIRIQKAFLKMISGRTSFVIAHRLSTIRESDIILYMKDGDIVESGSHEGLLASGGHYAKLYNSQFAAV, encoded by the coding sequence ATGAACACTAAGGATACCTGGAAGAGACTGTTGAATTATACGAGACATTACCGGGGAATCGCCACCTCAGCGGTAATCTGCGCCATATTGAGTGTGATTTCCAGTCTGATCGGTCCGCTCCTGATCGGCCGGGCAGTCGATCGGATGATCGGTCCGGACAATGTGGATTTTCCGGCCATCCTTCGCCTGCTGCTGCTATTGGCCGCGGTATATATTGTCGGCAGCTTCTTCGGCTGGCTGCTCACCTATTACACTAACAAAATAGCGTATAAAACGGTCTATGATCTGCGCTGTGAGTTATTCGATAAGCTGGATACCCTGCCGCTGAAATTCCATGACAATCATCCGCAGGGGGACAGCATCAGCCGTTTTGTTAATGATATGGATGCCGTTTCTGATGGCCTGCTGCAGGGCTTCTCCACGCTGCTGACCGGTATTGTCACCATCGCCGGAGCGATTGGGCTGATGCTCTATATCAGTCCGGTCATGACGGTAGTGGTGCTGCTGTCAGCACCCGCGACTTATTTTGTCGCCCGTTTCATCACCACACGCTCTCAGCGTCTGTTCCGTGAACAGGCCAAAATCCTCGGCGGGCTGAATGGCTATGTTGAGGAAATCGTCGGCGGGCAAAAAGTGGTGCAAGCCTACCATTATGAGGACCGCTCGTTCGCGCGGTTCTCGGAACGCAACAACGAACTATATCAGACCGGTGTCAAATCACAGTTCTATGGTTCGCTGGCCAACCCGACTACCCGGCTGGTCAACAATATTACTTTTTCAGTCATTGCCATCATCGGCAGTACACTGGTTATCGGCGGGCATTTTACAGTGGGGGATCTATCGAGCTTTCTGATCTACTCGAACCTGTTCGCGAAGCCGTTCAATGAGATTACCGGCGTTATCACGCAGCTGCAGTCGGCTACGGCGTCAGCACAGCGGATCTTCAGGATTCTGGACCTGGCGCCGGAAACTCCGGATGCCCCAGACGCTCATGTCCTTGGCATCAGCCAAGGGACGATTACCTTCGATAAGGTTAGCTTTGCGTATTCACCGGAGCGGCCGCTGATCCGCAGCTTTAGCCTGGAAGTGAAGCCGGGGACGCGGGTGGCAATTGTCGGGCAGACGGGGGCAGGGAAGACAACGCTCGTCAACCTGCTGATGCGTTTCTATGATGTGGATAGCGGAAGCATCCGGATTGACGGCACAGATATCCGAACGATTACCCGTGACAGTCTCCGGCAGAATTTCGGGATGGTGCTGCAGGATACATGGCTGTTCGGCGGTTCGATCCGTGACAATATCGCTTACGGCAAGCCGGAGGCGACAGAGGACGAAGTGATCGCTGCCGCTAAAGCGGCGAATGCGCACAGCTTCATTAAGCGGCTGCCTGAAGGCTACGCTACGAAGATCAGCGGCTCCGGCGACAATCTGTCCCAGGGGCAGAAGCAGCTGCTCACCATCGCCCGCGTCATGCTGGTTGACCCGCCGATGCTGATTCTGGATGAAGCGACCAGCAGCATTGATACGCTGACTGAGATCCGTATCCAGAAGGCTTTTCTCAAGATGATCTCCGGCCGGACCAGCTTCGTCATTGCCCACCGGCTGTCCACAATCCGCGAGTCGGATATTATCCTTTATATGAAGGACGGGGACATTGTCGAGAGCGGATCGCATGAAGGGCTGCTCGCCAGCGGCGGACACTACGCCAAGCTGTACAACAGCCAGTTTGCGGCGGTGTAA